From the genome of Sphingobacteriales bacterium:
AACTTGGCACAGCACCCCACTTTACAACAACAATTAGGGTCGGCAGCACGCCGACGCGTATTGGAACATTACGACTGGAACAAAACAATTCCGCAGTATATAGCAGCATTAGAAACGGCAGCCCACTCGGTGCAGGTTTTAAAATAAAAAAAACAAAAGCCTGAAAGTGCGTACTTTCAGGCTTTTTATAATATATTTTTTTAAAAAAAAGTAAAAAAACGCTTATTTTTTGCGTTCCAATACTTCATCTATCATACCATATTCTTTGGCTTCATCAGCGAGCATCCAATAATCGCGGTCGCTGTCTTTTTCCACTTTTTCAAGTGTTTGTCCGGTATGATTACTCAAAATCTGATACAATTCATTTTTGAGTTTTTTGATTTCATTTACGGTGATTTCCATATCGCTGGCTTGTCCTTGCGCACCGCCCATCGGTTGGTGTATCATCACGCGCGAGTGTTTAAGAGCCGAGCGTTTGCCTTTTTGTCCGGCTGCCAATAATACAGCCGCCATAGAAGCCGCCATACCGGTACAAATCGTAGCCACATCGGGCGATACAACGTGCATCGTATCATAAATACCCAAACCATCATATACACTGCCGCCCGGACTATTGATATATAAACTAATATCTTTATTGGCATCTACCGACTGCAAAAACAGCAATTGTGCCTGAATAATATTAGCAGTATCGGGATATACCGGCTCACCCAACCAAATAATTCTGTCCATCATCAAGCGCGAAAAAACATCTAATTGAGTGATGTTCATCGGACGCTCTTCAATAATATAGGGTTTGAGTATAGCCATTTGCGGATTCATACTATATAATGCGTTCACGTTGCGATCTACATAGCTATCCACACGCATACCTCCCATTCCCAGATGCTTTACTGCATAGTTTTTAAATTCTTTTCCGTACATAAAAAAATAATCTTTTTAGTTTAAGTTATCGCACATTACAACAGATTAATGATGATGATGGTTTTCAAAATATTTGTTAAATTCCTCTTTGCTGATAACTTGCTCTACTTTATTGATACGCTCTATCAATATTCCGTCTATTTTTTGATTGATGAGATTATTGACAGTGCGCGATACACTTTCTTTGTTTTCAAGAGCCTTCGGCAAAATAGATTCCAATTCTTCATCTGTTAAAAAACGACCATATTGCATTTGTACGGCATAGCGAATTTGCGCCGCCACAGCATCAACTACTTCTTCTCCCTGTACTTCTATATTGCTTTCTTGTTTGATGCGGTGTCGTATCAATTCCCATCTGGCTTTCTCTATTTGTTGCGGTATTTGCGCTTTCAACTCTTCTTCGCTGATGCGTTTGTCGGCTTCGCGCTGATTATTATTGTGCTGAATAATTTTATACAAAAAATCTTCCGAAAAGCGCACATTAGTTTTTGATACGATTTCGTGTTCTATATCGTGCATCAAGCGGTGTTCGGAATCTCTTTGAATATAGTCTGCCAAATTCCGGCGAATATCTTCGCGCAGGTCGCTTTCGGTGGCATTGGGATTTTGCAGGGTTTGCATAAAAAACTCGGCATCTAAAGAGGCGGGTTCGTGGTTGGTCACTTTTTTGAGTTGCATCTCAAACAAAGGCGACAACGTATGCACAAACTCAGTGCGCTGCATATCCAGCAAATGACGGGCAATATCTTCTTTTGATTTATTGACGGCTTCAAAAAGTTCTATTTTGATGCTCTCATTGAGGTTCATCGCTTTTACACGCTCGCGGTGGCCGCCTTCTTCTTTGAAAAAATCCAAAGGCAGAGTCGCCGTATTGTCCACCCCGTCATCTTTTACATTGCCCGCTTCGTCCAATTCTACCAAATACACTTCCAAAACATCGCTATTTTCCACCGGTTTGGTCAGTTCTATTTGCTTGCCGTAGCGCATACGCATACTTTCAAGCACTTCATTTACATCACTTTCTTCCACTTTGCGCGTGTATTGCGTCACGGTAAAATTATCCCAGTTGAGTTCATAGGGCGGCACTATTCCGATTTCGTACTCAAAACTGTAAGGTTGAGATTTTTGAATATCAAAAGCTACATCGGGGGCTTTTCCTTCTATGGGCAGTGGCGAGCCGAGCAATTGTAAATTCTCCTTTTTCACATATTCATCAATCCCCTCGCTTACCATATCTATAATAGTATCTACCAACACCTGATTGCCTATCATTTTTTTTAACATAGACATAGGAGCTTGTCCGGGACGAAACCCTTTTTATATTTACATTTTTGGCTTGATGTTGTATTGCTTTTTGAAGCGGTTTATCATAATCATCGGGTACAATTTCAATACGGAGCGTACCGATGAGTTCGGGATTGATTTGGTGTAAAATATTCATTGAATAAAAAAGAAGGGGATTTTTTTAGGTGCTTGAATAGTTAGAGGTTGAGAACAGAAAATGTGTGCGGACGGTGGGACTCGAACCCACACGCCTTTCGGCACCAGATCCTAAGTCTGGCACGGCTACCAATTACGCCACGTCCGCTTATAAATGAGGCGCAAAGGTAACGATTATTTTATTATTCAACAGCATGCTTGAATTTAATTTTCTGTATTCTTA
Proteins encoded in this window:
- the clpP gene encoding ATP-dependent Clp endopeptidase proteolytic subunit ClpP — its product is MYGKEFKNYAVKHLGMGGMRVDSYVDRNVNALYSMNPQMAILKPYIIEERPMNITQLDVFSRLMMDRIIWLGEPVYPDTANIIQAQLLFLQSVDANKDISLYINSPGGSVYDGLGIYDTMHVVSPDVATICTGMAASMAAVLLAAGQKGKRSALKHSRVMIHQPMGGAQGQASDMEITVNEIKKLKNELYQILSNHTGQTLEKVEKDSDRDYWMLADEAKEYGMIDEVLERKK